A single window of Halobacillus naozhouensis DNA harbors:
- a CDS encoding DUF6501 family protein produces MIHKNWENHKTIKQIECVHNDAEKFVVNNVLAPGQTYDVKNESEEFYFIVDNSGRVGGFYKHYFKEITNS; encoded by the coding sequence ATGATTCATAAAAATTGGGAAAACCATAAAACCATAAAACAAATTGAGTGTGTACATAACGATGCTGAGAAATTTGTCGTTAACAATGTACTGGCACCTGGACAAACATACGATGTAAAAAATGAAAGTGAAGAATTTTATTTTATTGTTGATAACTCCGGCCGAGTTGGAGGGTTTTACAAACACTACTTTAAGGAAATAACAAACAGCTGA
- a CDS encoding indolepyruvate ferredoxin oxidoreductase subunit alpha: protein MAFVITSPCKDEKAGECVDVCPVDCIEEGKDMFYIDPAICIDCGACEAVCPVEAIYIEDEVPEEENKYIELNRKFFEEQ, encoded by the coding sequence TTGGCATTTGTTATAACTTCACCTTGTAAAGATGAAAAAGCAGGAGAATGTGTTGACGTATGCCCGGTCGATTGTATCGAGGAAGGGAAAGATATGTTTTACATTGATCCTGCGATCTGTATCGACTGCGGGGCTTGCGAAGCGGTTTGCCCTGTTGAGGCCATTTACATTGAAGACGAAGTTCCTGAAGAGGAAAATAAATACATTGAATTAAACCGCAAGTTTTTTGAAGAACAGTAG
- the msrB gene encoding peptide-methionine (R)-S-oxide reductase MsrB yields MNQQLQKATFAGGCFWCMVEPFEERPGIESVTSGYTGGHTANPTYMEVITESTGHREAVQIVYNPEIFPYERLLEIFWQQIDPTDANGQFADRGYSYTTAIYYHNEEQKQEAESSKERLQASGKFNKPIVTEVVRAETFYPAEDKHQDYHRKNSYHYKRYKKGSGRADFIKDHWSYQKNPVELKNRLTDIQYAVTQENGTERPFQNEYNDNEQKGIYVDIVSGEPLFSSEDKYDAGCGWPSFTKPIEKQQVNEHLDQSHGMIRTEVRSDKADSHLGHIFEDGPKAAGGLRYCINSAALKFIPVESMDEEGYGYLTHLFTAHNQD; encoded by the coding sequence TTTGAGGAACGACCTGGCATTGAGTCTGTCACTTCTGGTTATACAGGAGGGCACACGGCAAATCCAACATATATGGAAGTCATTACCGAATCAACTGGTCATCGTGAAGCTGTGCAAATTGTGTACAACCCTGAGATATTCCCTTACGAACGTCTGCTTGAAATATTTTGGCAGCAAATCGATCCGACAGATGCAAATGGACAATTTGCTGATAGAGGATATTCGTATACAACTGCCATTTATTATCATAATGAAGAACAAAAACAAGAGGCTGAATCGAGCAAGGAGCGGCTCCAGGCTTCAGGTAAATTTAACAAGCCAATTGTTACGGAAGTAGTACGAGCGGAAACATTCTACCCGGCAGAGGACAAGCACCAGGATTATCACAGGAAAAATTCCTATCATTATAAGCGTTATAAAAAGGGTTCCGGCAGAGCCGATTTTATTAAAGACCATTGGAGCTACCAAAAGAATCCTGTAGAGTTAAAAAACAGATTGACGGATATTCAATATGCAGTCACGCAGGAAAATGGGACTGAACGCCCTTTCCAGAATGAATACAATGATAATGAACAAAAAGGAATTTACGTTGATATTGTCTCTGGAGAACCTTTATTTAGTTCAGAAGATAAATATGATGCCGGCTGTGGATGGCCAAGTTTTACGAAGCCGATTGAAAAGCAACAGGTTAATGAACATTTGGATCAGTCGCACGGTATGATTCGCACAGAGGTGAGAAGCGACAAGGCTGACTCACATCTCGGTCATATTTTTGAAGATGGTCCTAAAGCTGCGGGTGGCTTACGTTATTGCATTAATTCTGCTGCTCTGAAATTCATCCCTGTAGAAAGCATGGACGAAGAGGGCTATGGTTATTTGACCCATTTATTTACTGCTCACAATCAGGATTAA
- a CDS encoding AbrB family transcriptional regulator, protein MTDKGSGYSYVDSGPIILPMEEGSILRKNYILTYLIALIGGLCFAFLALPLPWILGPVTLLILYKIKGDHQTQSSLLLRDLAFWLLGIQIGLTFQPDTWTNIGPYLLPYALFSFAIIATSLLFAFVLSKRSAMETKTTLIGSVPGGLSAMIAVSESLQGNTVLVTIFHTIRLVSVLFIIPFAATHWLYMDEPAAAAVETHVEPSGYWTLLIYFLSLTAGYVVKKRIPASLIIIPMLLIGACQTAGIALYPLPSVLFIGAQLMIGVHLGHKIVLKDVIRAGRFCGYFFALALLLISLSFLLGFLLSEWTEMGLTTAILSLAPGGLIEMALTAQDAGANPAIVSSLQTIRLLIIVLVMPFLLEWFFNKPKRMNIKN, encoded by the coding sequence GTGACGGACAAGGGAAGCGGCTATTCTTATGTTGATAGCGGTCCAATCATCCTGCCAATGGAAGAAGGTAGTATTTTGAGGAAAAATTATATCCTTACGTATTTAATTGCTCTTATTGGCGGTTTGTGCTTTGCGTTTTTAGCTTTGCCGCTTCCATGGATTCTTGGTCCTGTGACGTTATTAATTTTATATAAAATAAAGGGGGATCATCAAACACAATCCAGTTTATTGTTGAGAGACCTTGCCTTCTGGCTGCTTGGAATTCAAATCGGATTGACCTTTCAACCAGATACATGGACAAATATTGGCCCTTATTTACTGCCGTATGCCCTCTTTTCCTTTGCTATTATAGCTACAAGCCTTCTGTTTGCTTTTGTTCTTTCAAAACGTTCCGCTATGGAAACAAAAACCACTTTGATTGGTAGCGTGCCCGGAGGATTATCGGCTATGATTGCTGTAAGCGAGTCTTTACAAGGAAATACTGTACTAGTCACCATTTTTCATACTATCCGCCTGGTGTCGGTCCTTTTTATTATTCCGTTTGCAGCAACACATTGGTTGTATATGGATGAACCAGCAGCTGCAGCTGTTGAAACGCATGTCGAACCGAGCGGCTACTGGACATTGTTGATTTATTTCCTTAGTCTTACAGCGGGGTATGTAGTAAAGAAAAGAATCCCTGCTTCACTTATTATTATACCTATGCTGCTCATTGGAGCATGTCAGACTGCAGGCATCGCTCTTTACCCATTGCCGAGTGTCTTGTTTATCGGGGCCCAGCTTATGATCGGAGTCCATTTAGGTCATAAAATTGTGTTAAAAGACGTGATTCGTGCAGGGCGATTCTGCGGATATTTTTTTGCGCTCGCCCTGCTCTTAATATCCCTTTCGTTTTTGTTAGGCTTTCTATTATCGGAGTGGACCGAAATGGGATTGACTACAGCCATTTTAAGTTTAGCTCCCGGAGGGTTAATTGAAATGGCGCTAACAGCTCAGGATGCGGGTGCAAACCCAGCCATTGTAAGTTCATTACAAACGATACGTCTGCTGATTATTGTTCTGGTTATGCCATTTTTATTGGAATGGTTCTTCAACAAACCGAAAAGGATGAACATTAAAAACTAA
- a CDS encoding gamma-glutamylcyclotransferase gives MHLFVYGSFCKGEKDHDWLADSSLLFEQARINATLFKSHDNNAYVKLTQTGTVYGELYEVSDHIMRNIDEHNNRETAALFDRKQVTVHTDHENYEAVVYEGVSGMEGEQVLPHGDWKLARYPHADDMFYFAYGSCMDLERFKLAGVESLFEDVVGRASLANYRLRFSHHVHDGGRADIEEHHSTFVEGVLYKITPSAVDYLYDREGVYEGHYRPTIVEVTSHGSTYRALTFTVINKREDKVPPFHYAKEIYRGAFPYVSRRYRCQLRELFTTSFSVQGMPAYMEELEIDR, from the coding sequence ATGCATTTATTTGTGTATGGATCATTTTGTAAAGGGGAAAAAGATCATGATTGGTTAGCTGATTCTTCGCTTTTATTTGAACAAGCCCGAATAAACGCAACTTTATTTAAAAGTCATGACAACAATGCATATGTAAAGCTTACCCAAACAGGAACGGTGTATGGTGAACTATACGAAGTATCTGACCATATCATGAGAAATATCGATGAGCACAATAATAGGGAAACAGCAGCATTATTTGATCGAAAGCAAGTTACAGTACATACTGATCACGAAAACTACGAGGCCGTTGTATATGAAGGTGTAAGTGGAATGGAAGGCGAGCAAGTCCTGCCTCACGGTGATTGGAAACTGGCACGCTATCCTCACGCAGATGATATGTTTTACTTTGCGTATGGATCCTGCATGGATCTTGAGCGATTTAAACTAGCTGGAGTGGAATCGTTATTTGAAGATGTTGTTGGCAGAGCTAGTTTAGCTAATTATCGTTTACGATTCTCTCACCATGTTCACGATGGTGGCAGGGCTGATATTGAAGAACATCACTCCACTTTTGTGGAAGGTGTCCTCTATAAAATCACACCCTCGGCTGTCGATTACCTATATGATCGTGAAGGGGTTTATGAAGGACACTACAGGCCAACCATTGTCGAAGTCACTTCTCATGGCAGCACCTATCGTGCGCTGACTTTTACGGTCATCAATAAGCGGGAAGATAAAGTTCCCCCTTTTCATTATGCAAAAGAAATTTATCGGGGGGCATTTCCTTATGTATCAAGACGTTATAGATGTCAACTTCGAGAATTGTTCACCACTTCATTCTCCGTTCAAGGGATGCCAGCTTATATGGAAGAACTAGAAATAGATCGTTAG
- a CDS encoding histidine phosphatase family protein: MDKLILVRHSETEGQHEDSPLTKLGIRQAQVLASFLEHSGYEIDRIISSPFLRAIETIKPFAENNEMTIEKDERLEERILSRDPLDDWEEVLHDTFKDPELKMAGGESSLEAKERVLSLIDELESSKGNVLLVTHGNLLALLLQKYNREIGFMDWKRLSRPDIFLIQKQGGEYTVERIWKD, from the coding sequence ATGGACAAATTAATATTAGTCCGTCATAGTGAAACAGAAGGCCAGCATGAAGACTCACCTTTGACGAAATTAGGAATACGTCAAGCTCAAGTTCTAGCTTCATTTCTCGAGCATTCAGGTTATGAGATTGATCGAATCATCTCAAGTCCGTTTTTACGTGCGATCGAAACGATAAAACCATTTGCTGAGAATAACGAGATGACCATCGAGAAAGATGAACGTCTAGAAGAACGGATCCTGAGCCGTGATCCACTTGATGACTGGGAAGAAGTTCTTCATGATACCTTCAAAGACCCCGAACTGAAGATGGCTGGTGGAGAATCCTCTTTAGAAGCAAAAGAGAGAGTACTATCGCTTATCGATGAATTAGAATCCTCTAAAGGAAACGTGTTGCTGGTCACTCATGGCAATTTATTAGCACTGCTCCTGCAAAAATATAATCGTGAAATCGGGTTTATGGATTGGAAGCGGCTTTCCAGACCAGATATCTTTTTAATTCAAAAGCAGGGCGGCGAATATACCGTCGAACGAATTTGGAAAGACTAA
- a CDS encoding SDR family oxidoreductase produces MGKLTNKTAIITGASSGIGKSIAKHLAEEGAHVVLAARRSERLQQLADDVERQYNVRAKVVETDVTKRSDVENLVKETKDDFGSIDIYINNAGVMLLSFLKNDHVDEWEQMVDVNIKGVLYGVHASLPEMLKQEGGHIVNVSSVAGHEVFPSSTVYSATKYAVKALSMGMEKELSRSGVRVTNISPGAVDTELTDHITDGDVLDMFEKQEMTPLNSEDIAKAVAYAVTQPSYVNVNEVIVRPMHK; encoded by the coding sequence ATGGGGAAATTAACAAATAAAACAGCCATTATTACAGGGGCAAGCAGCGGGATTGGCAAGTCCATCGCTAAACATTTAGCGGAAGAAGGAGCTCATGTCGTTCTTGCCGCCAGAAGATCTGAGCGTTTGCAACAGCTTGCTGATGACGTAGAGAGGCAATATAATGTAAGAGCCAAAGTAGTTGAAACAGATGTTACGAAACGGTCTGATGTGGAAAACCTGGTCAAAGAAACTAAAGATGATTTTGGCAGTATTGATATTTATATCAATAACGCAGGGGTTATGCTGTTATCATTCTTAAAAAATGATCACGTAGATGAATGGGAGCAAATGGTTGATGTAAACATTAAAGGAGTCCTTTATGGTGTTCATGCATCATTGCCTGAGATGTTAAAGCAGGAGGGTGGACATATTGTAAATGTTTCCTCTGTTGCGGGCCATGAAGTATTTCCGTCAAGTACGGTGTACAGTGCGACGAAATATGCAGTAAAAGCTCTATCTATGGGTATGGAGAAAGAACTATCACGCTCCGGTGTCAGAGTAACCAACATTTCTCCGGGAGCCGTAGATACAGAGTTAACGGATCATATTACAGACGGAGACGTGCTTGACATGTTTGAGAAGCAGGAAATGACTCCGCTGAATTCAGAAGATATCGCAAAAGCAGTTGCTTATGCTGTTACACAGCCTTCCTATGTGAATGTGAATGAGGTTATTGTAAGACCCATGCACAAGTAA
- a CDS encoding acylphosphatase, with protein MPRKQIVVHGRVQGVGFRAATEQVASQYSLTGWVKNNPDGTVEIEAEGNEHELASFIKVIKKGPNPFAKVQSLDITNLKSEKGSKDFRTLH; from the coding sequence ATGCCACGTAAACAGATAGTTGTTCACGGTAGAGTTCAAGGAGTTGGTTTTCGCGCTGCCACAGAACAGGTCGCATCTCAGTACAGTCTCACTGGCTGGGTAAAAAATAATCCTGACGGCACAGTAGAAATAGAAGCAGAGGGGAACGAACATGAACTCGCCTCGTTTATAAAGGTGATAAAAAAAGGGCCTAATCCATTCGCTAAAGTCCAGTCACTCGATATCACTAACTTAAAAAGTGAAAAAGGCTCCAAAGACTTCCGGACGCTACATTAA
- a CDS encoding P1 family peptidase: MNEIPITSIEGFAFGHADNKEAATGCTVVVSEHGAKAGVSVRGGSPGTRETDALNPENLVEQVHGIFLAGGSAFGLDAGTGVMNELEGRGVGFDVQITKVPIVPGAILFDLMVGDEQVRPDRNMGKQATQNAFLNRPFLKGNVGAGTGASVGKLLGPVYAMKGGVGHYAIEVGELKIGAVVAVNSFGDVVDPATGNCLAGAYDRHRQCFLGSEQVLLKQMNTASTNRFSGNTTIGIITCNAALSKSEANKLASIAHDGLARTIRPSHTFVDGDTLFAMTTNEVTVDLNGLSYLAAHVVEQAVIQAVKSATSAYQLPAYSTVTKEG, translated from the coding sequence ATGAATGAAATTCCGATTACATCTATCGAGGGGTTTGCTTTTGGTCATGCAGATAATAAAGAAGCGGCTACAGGTTGTACAGTTGTAGTCTCGGAGCATGGTGCGAAAGCAGGCGTGTCTGTACGTGGCGGCTCACCGGGGACCCGGGAGACGGATGCCTTGAACCCTGAGAATTTGGTTGAACAAGTACATGGAATATTTTTAGCAGGAGGAAGTGCCTTCGGCTTAGATGCAGGAACAGGGGTTATGAATGAGCTTGAGGGAAGAGGAGTTGGTTTTGACGTACAGATCACGAAAGTTCCGATCGTTCCCGGAGCCATTTTATTTGACCTTATGGTTGGTGATGAACAAGTACGGCCGGACAGGAATATGGGGAAGCAGGCAACTCAAAATGCTTTTCTTAATAGACCTTTTTTAAAAGGAAACGTGGGAGCGGGCACGGGAGCATCTGTAGGAAAATTGTTAGGACCGGTATACGCTATGAAGGGCGGAGTGGGCCATTACGCGATTGAAGTTGGTGAGTTAAAGATTGGAGCGGTTGTAGCTGTGAACAGCTTCGGAGATGTAGTTGATCCAGCAACGGGAAACTGTTTAGCGGGCGCATATGATCGTCATCGACAATGTTTCTTGGGAAGCGAACAGGTGCTGCTGAAACAAATGAATACAGCAAGTACTAATCGATTTAGCGGGAATACGACTATTGGCATTATTACCTGTAATGCTGCATTATCTAAGTCTGAAGCTAATAAACTGGCTTCTATTGCTCATGACGGCCTGGCCCGAACGATCAGACCTTCTCATACATTTGTAGATGGAGATACATTATTTGCAATGACAACTAATGAAGTAACGGTCGACTTAAATGGATTGAGCTATTTAGCAGCTCACGTCGTTGAGCAAGCAGTAATCCAGGCCGTAAAGTCTGCAACAAGTGCTTATCAGCTTCCTGCTTATTCAACGGTAACAAAGGAGGGATAA